The proteins below come from a single Thermotoga sp. KOL6 genomic window:
- a CDS encoding LacI family DNA-binding transcriptional regulator has protein sequence MPTIEDVAKLAGVSIATVSRVINGSGYVSERTRYKVWKAIEELGYKPEISAKILASKGKLFNVSIFASKRILSPLQNNGIIGEFYGVVIRAIEESCEKLGMKVDVKLLEDFSNSDNSDGYIFVGGDVSKEIVKETKSRKKPFVLVDHYIPGERVDCVISDGYDGALYATNYLISKGFTKIVHIHGPLWPYGFKMRYDGYKDAMEKAGLMPKFYECDDTEDGAKKVVDIMLNSYGVPEGIFTSNDSIAFWVINRLKEHGLKIPEDVSVIGFDDIVDAENFDPPLTTLRVFKYEMGCLACKRLHELLTKVNPHPVRILVFTQFVKRKSTK, from the coding sequence ATGCCAACAATAGAAGATGTAGCAAAACTCGCCGGAGTTTCAATCGCCACCGTTTCAAGAGTGATAAATGGTTCTGGATACGTTTCAGAGAGAACCAGATACAAAGTTTGGAAAGCCATAGAGGAGTTAGGATACAAACCGGAAATCTCTGCAAAAATACTGGCCTCAAAAGGAAAACTGTTCAATGTCAGCATCTTCGCAAGCAAGAGAATACTTTCTCCCCTCCAGAACAATGGTATCATAGGAGAATTCTACGGAGTGGTTATAAGGGCTATCGAAGAAAGTTGTGAAAAGCTCGGCATGAAAGTGGATGTCAAACTTCTTGAGGATTTCTCAAATTCAGACAATTCAGATGGTTATATATTCGTTGGAGGAGATGTCTCAAAAGAAATTGTGAAAGAAACGAAGTCTAGAAAAAAACCCTTCGTTCTCGTAGATCACTACATACCTGGCGAAAGGGTAGATTGTGTGATAAGTGATGGATACGATGGAGCTCTTTATGCGACAAATTATCTCATCTCAAAAGGATTCACAAAAATTGTTCATATTCACGGCCCTTTATGGCCTTACGGTTTCAAGATGAGATACGACGGGTACAAAGACGCTATGGAAAAAGCTGGATTGATGCCAAAATTCTATGAATGTGATGACACAGAAGACGGCGCAAAAAAAGTGGTGGATATAATGTTGAATTCTTATGGAGTTCCCGAAGGAATATTCACATCAAACGACAGTATAGCATTCTGGGTTATCAACAGGTTGAAGGAACACGGATTGAAAATCCCGGAAGATGTGTCCGTAATAGGATTCGACGATATCGTTGACGCGGAAAATTTTGATCCACCTTTGACCACTTTGAGGGTTTTCAAATACGAAATGGGATGCCTCGCATGTAAGCGCTTACATGAGTTGTTGACGAAAGTCAATCCACATCCTGTTCGAATACTTGTTTTCACCCAATTTGTAAAAAGAAAAAGCACGAAATAG
- a CDS encoding carbohydrate ABC transporter permease codes for MTLRKREAGLGWGLVSIYFTYTAIFWGYPFVWMLILAFSKWKFVGSPRFIGLQNFFRIFEDSMFWRVFMNTMNFLSYFIPMVFAASILFAIALNRMKYFKTFVTLSFLVAYVSSGVAYSIMFQRIFSEIGPINRFLYNAFGITIPWFNDPQLAMLTIAIMVTWKFVGYYGLILYSGLQAIPKSIYEAAELDGATPWVRFWKITLPLLNPAIVTVLILAVNLSFGIFTEPYMITGGGPMNRTLTFMLYMYNTAFQRINPSYATTIAVMTALINFSIVIFIRKVIEKEVTLV; via the coding sequence ATGACGCTGAGAAAACGTGAAGCCGGATTGGGATGGGGCCTGGTATCAATTTATTTCACCTACACCGCCATATTTTGGGGATATCCTTTCGTGTGGATGTTGATCTTGGCTTTTTCGAAATGGAAATTCGTTGGATCTCCCAGATTCATCGGCCTTCAGAATTTCTTTCGAATATTTGAAGACAGCATGTTTTGGAGAGTCTTCATGAACACAATGAATTTCCTCTCTTACTTCATTCCTATGGTATTTGCGGCATCTATTTTGTTTGCCATCGCTTTGAACAGAATGAAATACTTCAAAACCTTTGTCACATTGAGTTTTCTGGTAGCCTATGTGTCTTCGGGTGTTGCTTACTCCATCATGTTTCAGAGAATATTCTCCGAGATAGGGCCTATAAACAGATTCCTTTACAACGCGTTCGGGATCACCATTCCTTGGTTCAACGATCCTCAACTCGCCATGCTCACTATAGCCATCATGGTTACGTGGAAGTTCGTTGGTTACTATGGTCTAATTCTCTATTCAGGCCTTCAGGCTATTCCCAAGTCCATTTACGAGGCAGCTGAACTAGATGGTGCCACTCCGTGGGTGAGATTTTGGAAAATCACCCTTCCCCTTCTGAACCCTGCCATAGTAACGGTTTTGATACTGGCTGTGAATCTTTCGTTCGGTATATTCACAGAACCGTACATGATTACCGGTGGTGGCCCAATGAACAGAACTCTAACTTTCATGCTTTACATGTACAACACGGCGTTCCAAAGGATAAATCCAAGTTATGCTACGACTATAGCAGTTATGACTGCTTTGATAAACTTCTCCATCGTGATCTTCATTAGAAAAGTCATAGAGAAAGAGGTGACCTTAGTATGA
- a CDS encoding carbohydrate ABC transporter permease translates to MRKKIKEIVFHGVMVFFALIWIYPYVWLFLSSIKPPEEIFTRFFPTRITLEHYKYIFTMAEKMERPFLRAFFNSLFVTLTVTFSVVLSSAVIAYGLSKVRFKGRNVVFNFIIFQMLFPGFMFIIPLFVLIKKLGLYNTYPAMIVPFLMSAWSLFMLTQSYKTIPQDYIEAAKIDGASTLWIIFRVMVPLSRSTLSIVGLFTFIGIWDNFLWPLMVIKDYNKMPLSVLLATFNHEYAAYVGPLLAGSVIQTIPMVLIFLIFRKQFLQGISMSFK, encoded by the coding sequence ATGAGAAAAAAAATAAAAGAAATTGTATTCCACGGTGTAATGGTGTTCTTCGCCTTGATATGGATCTACCCATATGTATGGCTTTTCCTTTCATCAATAAAGCCGCCTGAGGAAATATTCACCAGATTTTTTCCAACAAGAATCACCTTGGAACACTACAAGTACATCTTCACCATGGCCGAGAAAATGGAAAGACCTTTTCTTAGAGCTTTCTTTAACAGCTTGTTCGTGACCCTTACTGTAACTTTCTCTGTGGTCTTGAGTTCCGCCGTCATAGCTTATGGTCTGTCGAAAGTGAGGTTCAAGGGAAGAAATGTGGTGTTCAACTTTATCATTTTTCAGATGCTTTTTCCCGGCTTCATGTTCATCATCCCTCTATTTGTTCTCATAAAAAAATTGGGGCTTTACAACACGTATCCTGCTATGATCGTTCCGTTTCTTATGAGTGCATGGAGTCTTTTCATGCTGACTCAATCTTATAAAACTATTCCCCAGGACTACATAGAAGCAGCGAAGATTGACGGTGCAAGTACTTTGTGGATAATATTTAGAGTGATGGTACCCCTTTCCAGAAGCACACTCTCTATTGTGGGTCTTTTCACATTTATAGGGATCTGGGACAACTTCCTCTGGCCTCTTATGGTGATAAAGGACTATAACAAAATGCCTCTTTCCGTTCTGCTTGCCACCTTCAATCACGAATACGCCGCTTATGTTGGGCCGTTGCTAGCAGGGTCTGTGATCCAAACTATTCCGATGGTTTTGATCTTTTTGATTTTCAGAAAACAATTTCTCCAAGGAATATCGATGTCCTTCAAGTAG
- a CDS encoding glycosidase, protein MELKLERHPANPILEPSPYFLWESRFVFNPAVVFDGELFHMLYRAQGEDMVSRIGYAVSTDGIHFNKFEKPVFSPKNDDELYGVEDPRITKIGDEYYMAYTAYSPRGVRIALASTKNFITWKRYGVVIPDVDNKDAALFPEKVNGKYVMFHRIPPDIWLAFSDDLVHWDNFVKIASPRPDMWDNLKIGVGAPPIKTEYGWLVLYHGVQDTGASRPIYRLGFMLLDLEDPTKVIKRSQEPILEPEEDWEKFGGVPNVVFSDAMVEYNGYYYVYYGAADNCIALATIPVEKVMKWCRE, encoded by the coding sequence ATGGAGCTAAAACTGGAGAGACATCCTGCAAACCCCATTCTGGAACCATCACCTTACTTTCTCTGGGAAAGCAGATTTGTGTTCAATCCGGCTGTGGTCTTCGACGGAGAACTCTTTCACATGCTCTACAGAGCTCAAGGAGAAGACATGGTATCACGAATCGGTTATGCTGTAAGCACTGATGGAATACATTTCAACAAATTCGAGAAACCTGTTTTTTCCCCAAAAAACGATGACGAACTTTACGGTGTGGAAGACCCGAGGATAACGAAAATAGGGGATGAATATTATATGGCCTATACGGCATATTCCCCACGCGGTGTGAGAATCGCTTTGGCTTCCACTAAAAATTTCATAACATGGAAAAGATACGGTGTTGTGATACCGGATGTGGATAACAAAGACGCGGCACTTTTTCCTGAAAAAGTCAACGGAAAATATGTTATGTTCCACAGAATTCCTCCCGATATATGGCTTGCTTTCTCAGACGATTTGGTTCATTGGGACAATTTTGTGAAGATTGCATCACCGAGACCAGACATGTGGGACAATCTGAAAATCGGTGTCGGTGCTCCTCCGATAAAAACAGAATACGGTTGGCTCGTTTTGTACCACGGTGTGCAAGATACGGGAGCATCTCGTCCAATTTATCGTCTCGGATTCATGTTACTCGATTTGGAAGATCCAACGAAAGTGATAAAAAGATCACAAGAACCCATTCTCGAACCGGAAGAAGATTGGGAAAAATTTGGAGGAGTTCCAAATGTGGTTTTCAGTGACGCGATGGTAGAATACAACGGTTATTATTACGTGTACTACGGAGCGGCCGACAATTGCATAGCTCTTGCAACGATCCCCGTAGAAAAGGTGATGAAGTGGTGTAGGGAGTGA
- a CDS encoding carbohydrate ABC transporter permease, translating into MKKFYIVRRALLILIVFIYLLPFIWTLGTSLKPDRELLEYPPRFFPENPDWSNYAKALKKFPFLMYLKNSVIITVGNVIGVLISAPLVAYGFSKINWKGREIFFGIMMSTIMLPGAVTMIPVFLIFRKLGWIDTFLPLVVPAFLGGGAMNVFLIRQFFNTIPNELLEAARIDGAGDLKIFFRIMLPMSKPVLALISVFTFVGSWNNYMGPLIYLMSEEKYPLALGMPTFMSRYGTYWNQAAAASILTLIPTIVFFLFAQKYLIEGIKLSGFK; encoded by the coding sequence ATGAAGAAGTTCTACATAGTGAGAAGAGCACTTTTAATTTTGATAGTTTTTATCTATCTTCTTCCGTTTATCTGGACATTGGGAACCTCTCTGAAGCCAGATCGTGAACTTTTGGAGTATCCTCCCAGGTTTTTTCCAGAGAATCCCGACTGGTCTAATTACGCAAAAGCACTTAAGAAGTTCCCATTCCTTATGTACTTGAAAAATAGCGTGATTATAACTGTAGGGAACGTTATAGGTGTTTTAATATCTGCTCCCTTAGTTGCATATGGATTCTCAAAAATAAATTGGAAAGGCCGAGAGATATTTTTTGGAATAATGATGTCTACAATTATGTTGCCAGGGGCCGTCACTATGATACCTGTGTTTTTAATTTTTAGGAAATTAGGCTGGATAGACACATTTTTGCCGCTTGTTGTTCCAGCTTTTTTGGGTGGCGGGGCAATGAATGTGTTTTTGATAAGACAATTCTTCAATACTATACCCAATGAGTTGTTGGAGGCTGCAAGAATAGATGGTGCCGGTGATTTAAAGATATTTTTTAGGATAATGCTACCAATGTCAAAACCTGTGTTAGCTTTAATATCGGTGTTTACTTTTGTGGGAAGCTGGAACAACTATATGGGACCGTTGATTTATTTAATGAGTGAGGAAAAATATCCACTTGCTTTGGGTATGCCAACTTTTATGAGTAGATATGGTACTTATTGGAATCAAGCAGCTGCAGCATCAATATTGACTTTGATACCGACAATTGTCTTCTTTTTATTTGCACAAAAATATCTGATAGAGGGAATAAAGTTGTCTGGGTTCAAATAA
- a CDS encoding carbohydrate ABC transporter permease, whose translation MTKKDLRNFFKGILFISPWLLGFIIFTAYPLFSSFYLSLTRYNVTMKAKWVGFENYIKLFNDPLFWKSLKNTLIYAAGLVPIGLVVALGIAILLNKPMKEVAFYRASIYMPSIVPAFAFAAVVTWFFHPYLGFVNKILEAIGIPAPLWLSSEKWVKPTIIIASQWGVGGAMLIFSAALKDIPKELYESALIDGAKPFTMFTKITLPLITPTILYYLVTSTIGALQIFDLPMLLTNGGPANSSLSLTMYIYRHAFTYVNMGYASAMAWVLFGLTAIFIAIYFITSKRWVHYQY comes from the coding sequence ATGACCAAGAAAGACTTGAGAAATTTTTTTAAAGGTATTCTTTTCATCTCTCCTTGGTTGTTAGGTTTCATAATATTCACAGCTTATCCTTTATTTTCGTCTTTTTATTTATCACTGACACGGTATAACGTAACCATGAAAGCTAAGTGGGTTGGTTTTGAAAATTACATAAAGTTGTTCAATGATCCCCTTTTCTGGAAGAGTTTAAAAAACACTCTCATTTATGCAGCTGGTTTGGTTCCCATTGGATTGGTGGTCGCTCTTGGAATAGCAATTTTACTGAACAAACCAATGAAAGAAGTAGCTTTTTATCGGGCTTCTATATATATGCCTTCAATAGTACCTGCTTTTGCATTTGCGGCGGTAGTAACATGGTTCTTTCATCCTTACTTAGGTTTTGTTAATAAAATTCTTGAAGCTATAGGAATACCTGCTCCGCTTTGGCTGAGTAGTGAAAAATGGGTAAAGCCTACCATAATAATAGCTTCCCAGTGGGGAGTAGGAGGGGCGATGTTGATTTTTTCGGCTGCTTTAAAGGATATACCTAAAGAACTCTATGAAAGTGCATTAATTGATGGTGCTAAACCTTTCACGATGTTTACCAAAATAACACTGCCTCTAATAACGCCAACCATTTTGTATTATTTAGTCACATCCACTATTGGTGCTCTTCAGATATTTGATCTTCCTATGTTATTGACCAACGGAGGCCCCGCGAACTCCAGTTTATCTCTCACCATGTATATCTATAGGCATGCGTTTACTTACGTTAACATGGGATACGCTTCTGCCATGGCATGGGTATTATTTGGTTTGACAGCCATATTTATTGCTATCTATTTCATTACCTCAAAAAGGTGGGTACATTATCAGTACTGA